Part of the Gloeocapsa sp. PCC 73106 genome is shown below.
TGTTCATACTCGCTTTGGTTGGGAGACATCTAATCTTAGAAAACATCTAGGATTACAAAAGTCAAAAAATAAAGCCAAGAAAAGTCCAGAGAGTCATGCAAACGACGGTATAGCTTTAGCTAGCTTTCATTTCTTAGATTACTTACCTTTTCATACTACCAGTTCCCATGGACACCAATGGCGAGGAAAGGTTAACTTAACAACGGCTGTTTTTGCCGTGATCAAAAGACCTCCTGTCAGTCGTCGTCAACTCCATCTAATGGTTCCCGCTAAAGGTGGAATAAGACGAAAATATGGGGGAACTACTACAAGATTCGGTTTGAGAAAAGGCGACTTGGTTAATTCCCCAAAAGGAATAGGTTTTGTCAGCGGACAAACAGAAAAAAAATATCTGTCAGCGACGCTAACTGGAAACGGTTAGGACAAATAAGCTCTAGTAAATTGACATTAATTCGACGTTCTACTGGTTTAATTGTTAGTTACTAGAGAATGTAAAGCCGTCCTCTGCTTCGCTAAAGGACGGGGTTTCAAACCCAAATTTTTGATGAAACTAAAAGGCAAAAAAATTGGCATTTTACTCGAAAGCGATTTCTACGAGCACGAGATTTGGTACTACCACTATCGGTTTCCTGAAGAAGGAGCGGAAGTGCACTTTATGAGTAGGCTTTGGGGACAACCCTCAATCACCTTTAAAGGACACGAGTATCACGCCCCCTTTGAGTGCTCTGAATCCTTTGAACATATAGACGATGAGACCCTCAGAAGCTTCGCTGCTATTATCGTCCCTTCTGGGATAGTATCCGATCGCCTGCGCTATGTAGAGGATATACATCAATTACCCCCAGCTACCATCTTTCTCAAGCGAGCTTTTGCTGAACCGAGTATTCTTAAAGGCATTATCTGTCATGGTATGTGGCTAGTAGCGCCCGCGCGGGAATTGGTTAAGGGGCGTTCTGTCACCTGTCATAACAACCTCCACGGCGATATTGAGTCCTACGGAGCGATCTATCAAGATCAAGACGTAGTCGTAGATGGAGACTTAGTTACAGGACGTACGGGAGCTCATGCTCATCTCTTCGCTAGCAAGATTATCGAGATTTTGGGGCAGTCATCATGACAGTTAAAACATTGACAACGAGTATAGGTACCGCGCGTCCTTTAGGAACTAAAGTAAAGAGCGATGGCGTTAATTTTTCCCTATTTTCTGAGGGAGCGACGGGGGTTGATCTCCTGCTCTTTGATAGTCATAGCGATCGCGAACCTTTTCAGGTGATTAGCTTAGATCCTACTGTTAATAAAACCTTTAATTTCTGGCATATTTTTGTAGAAGGTTTAACAGAGGGCGCTCACTACGCCTATCGCGTTCATGGTCCCGATAATACCAGCGATGGACATCGTTTTAACCCTAATAAGGTGCTGATTGATCCTTATTCTAAAGGCAATAATAAAACGCTTTGGCGCCGGGGTGATGCTTGTGGACCAGAGGATAATTTAGTTAGTTCTCTGCGATGTGTAGTCATTGATACAGATAACTACGATTGGGAAGGCGATAAGCCTATTGGTCGCCCTGTTAACGAAACCATTATCTACGAGATGCACGTAGGGGGGTTTACTAACTCTTCTACTTCTGGTGTGACTAACCCTGGTAAGTTTTCAGGATTGGTGGAAAAGATTCCCTACCTCAAACAATTGGGTATTACTGCGGTAGAGCTGTTACCTATCTTTGAATTTGACGATACCGAAGTTCTGCGCGTTGTGGATGGGAAACCATTAACAAACTATTGGGGTTACAGTACGATGAGTTATTTTGCTCCTCACCCTAGCTACTGCACCAATCCTGAAGTGGGCGATCACGTCAGGGAGTTTCGTGACATGGTTAAAGCGTTGCACCGCGAGGGGATTGAAGTAATTCTCGACGTGGTTTTTAATCACACCGATGAGGGTAATCATCAAGGACCGGTTTTCTCGTTTAAAGGACTAGATAATCGCATCTACTATTACTTAGTTCCCGAGAATAAGGAATATTACTACGACTATACTGGATGTGGTAATACGTTTAACTGCAACCATCCCATTGGGGAGAAATTCATCATAGACTGTCTGCGCTACTGGGTACAGGAAATGCACGTGGATGGGTTCCGCTTTGATGAAGGATCTGTGCTTTCTAGAGGGGAAGATGGTCGACCACTAGAACATCCCCCGGTAGTGTGGGCGATCGAATTAGATGACGTATTGAGTGATACTAAAGTAATCGCTGAAGCTTGGGACGCGGCTGGACTCTATCAAATTGGCTACTTTCCTGGTTATCGTTGGGCGGAGTGGAATGGTCGATTTAGAGATGATTTACGTCGCTTTGTTAAGGGCGATCGCGGTGTCATTAGCGCCGTTGCTTCTCGGATAGCTGGAAGTGCGGATCTCTATCAATCTCGCAGTCATTTACCGGTAAACAGCGTTAATTTTATCACCGCTCACGATGGGTTTACCCTGTATGATCTTGTTGCCTACAACGATAAGCACAACGAAGCTAATGGTGAAAATAACCAAGACGGTATTAATGATAACCTAAGCTGGAATTGCGGTACCGAAGGCGATACGAGCGATCATTGGGTACTTGACTTAAGAAAAAGGCAGATTAAAAATTTTGCCGTTCTCCTGATGGTATCTCAGGGTGTTCCCATGTTCGTCATGGGGGATGAAGTTGGTCGTACTCAAAAAGGTAATAACAATGCCTATTGCCAGGATAACGAGATTAGTTGGTTTGACTGGAATCTGGTAGAAGAAAATGCCGATTTACTGCGATTTTGGCAAATGGTCATCGCGCGACGTAAGCATTTTAAAGAACTCTTGCGACCCAGGTATTTTACTGGTGCTCTCAACGAAAGAGGAGTACAGGATATTTCTTGGCATGGTACCAAGCTCAACGCTCCCGGTTGGGACGATGCTAACGCGCGTTGTCTGGCTTTTACCATGGGTGGGTTTGAAGGCGATACCGATTTACACGTGATGATGAATATGTACTGGGAAAGCTTAGAATTCGAGTTACCAACAATTTCCGGTCAGAATTGGTATCGTTTTATTGATACTGCACTGCCAACCCCTGAAGATATAGTACCCCTGGGTGAAAGTGTGCTGATTAAAGGTAACACCTATCTGGTAA
Proteins encoded:
- a CDS encoding DJ-1/PfpI family protein, producing MKLKGKKIGILLESDFYEHEIWYYHYRFPEEGAEVHFMSRLWGQPSITFKGHEYHAPFECSESFEHIDDETLRSFAAIIVPSGIVSDRLRYVEDIHQLPPATIFLKRAFAEPSILKGIICHGMWLVAPARELVKGRSVTCHNNLHGDIESYGAIYQDQDVVVDGDLVTGRTGAHAHLFASKIIEILGQSS
- the glgX gene encoding glycogen debranching protein GlgX → MTVKTLTTSIGTARPLGTKVKSDGVNFSLFSEGATGVDLLLFDSHSDREPFQVISLDPTVNKTFNFWHIFVEGLTEGAHYAYRVHGPDNTSDGHRFNPNKVLIDPYSKGNNKTLWRRGDACGPEDNLVSSLRCVVIDTDNYDWEGDKPIGRPVNETIIYEMHVGGFTNSSTSGVTNPGKFSGLVEKIPYLKQLGITAVELLPIFEFDDTEVLRVVDGKPLTNYWGYSTMSYFAPHPSYCTNPEVGDHVREFRDMVKALHREGIEVILDVVFNHTDEGNHQGPVFSFKGLDNRIYYYLVPENKEYYYDYTGCGNTFNCNHPIGEKFIIDCLRYWVQEMHVDGFRFDEGSVLSRGEDGRPLEHPPVVWAIELDDVLSDTKVIAEAWDAAGLYQIGYFPGYRWAEWNGRFRDDLRRFVKGDRGVISAVASRIAGSADLYQSRSHLPVNSVNFITAHDGFTLYDLVAYNDKHNEANGENNQDGINDNLSWNCGTEGDTSDHWVLDLRKRQIKNFAVLLMVSQGVPMFVMGDEVGRTQKGNNNAYCQDNEISWFDWNLVEENADLLRFWQMVIARRKHFKELLRPRYFTGALNERGVQDISWHGTKLNAPGWDDANARCLAFTMGGFEGDTDLHVMMNMYWESLEFELPTISGQNWYRFIDTALPTPEDIVPLGESVLIKGNTYLVTSRSIVVLESK